One Triticum dicoccoides isolate Atlit2015 ecotype Zavitan chromosome 5B, WEW_v2.0, whole genome shotgun sequence genomic window carries:
- the LOC119306402 gene encoding non-specific lipid transfer protein GPI-anchored 2-like — translation MAARARAVAAMSSSSSVLLAAAVALALLVASATAQSGCTSVLIGLYPCMNYISGSGTAPTKSCCSQLASVVQSQPQCLCSALGGDSSSLGGVTINKTRALELPNACNVQTPPASKCDGAGGGSAPGASANTPTTPAGLGSKTTPSAYLQGSGGSSLHGPAGMVLALAIAAVYAVSAV, via the exons ATGGCGGCAAGAGCGAGAGCGGTGGCCGCCATGTCCAGCAGCAGCAGCGTCCTCCTGGCCGCGGCGGTGGCACTGGCGCTGCTGGTGGCGTCGGCGACGGCGCAGTCCGGGTGCACGTCTGTGCTGATCGGCCTGTACCCGTGCATGAACTACATCAGCGGCAGCGGCACGGCGCCGACCAAGTCCTGCTGTTCGCAGCTCGCCTCTGTGGTGCAGTCCCAGCCGCAGTGCCTTTGCAGCGCGCTTGGCGGTGACTCGTCGTCGCTCGGCGGCGTCACCATCAACAAGACCCGCGCGCTCGAGCTGCCCAACGCCTGCAACGTGCAGACCCCGCCGGCGAGCAAGTGCGACGGCG CTGGTGGTGGCAGTGCTCCCGGCGCCAGTGCCAACACACCGACCACCCCGGCCGGTTTGGGATCGAAGACGACGCCGTCGGCGTATCTGCAGGGGAGCGGAGGCTCGTCGCTCCATGGCCCGGCGGGTATGGTGTTGGCGCTCGCGATCGCTGCGGTCTACGCCGTGTCGGCCGTGTGA